A genomic stretch from Argiope bruennichi chromosome 2, qqArgBrue1.1, whole genome shotgun sequence includes:
- the LOC129962279 gene encoding uncharacterized protein K02A2.6-like translates to MFDRHLLTINNHKGLFRYKRMNYGIALAPAVWQRAIEQVLSGIAGVHVFLDDITGRQHFERLELVLQRLEEYGLRVNKRKSDFFKKSVNYCGHTIDKFGLHKTQEKIDAITKVPVPKTVSDLKSFLGLVNYYGKFIPNLSTRVAPFNNLLQKDRILCHYDPKLPLVLQTDASPVGIGAVLSHIMPDGSEKPAMFASRSLTKTEPFSYTIKYRNTKNHGNADALSRLPLAVDKDCEYLTEADVTNISQVELMPVTATDIARATKTDRKLFELYEGLKSGTELPVPFKGRESEFSLQNGCIMYGHRVCIPEKYENQVLEELHVGHPGIVKMKALARSYCYWQGIDASIANFVQNCSACIATRNEPARINRHPWEWPNGPWQRIHVDYAGPFMGKMFFVVSDAYSKWIEVIPMKNITASFTIHHLRILFAHYGIPLTLVSDNGTSFTSYEFRHFLKLNNIKHITSAPYHPASNGQAERIVQLFKASLKSSRGDSGDLNVKLQRFLLQYRITPHSLTEETPSALFLKRCIRTRLDLFKPNLRDKVVQKQSSRLDTESILREFQEGEKVAVRNYSGPNKWKIGTIINRDGTLSYSIQVGNEIWKRHVDQIRKYEPVSDDVAESEPPASVPEVVPEPKDVPVSATPSDDMPPGPVPDASGKPKTDVPLRRSNRIRRPPERLVL, encoded by the exons ATGTTCGACCGACATCTATTGACGATCAATAATCACAAGGGTTTGTTCCGTTACAAGAGAATGAATTATGGTATAGCCTTAGCTCCGGCAGTGTGGCAGAGAGCCATTGAACAAGTTTTATCAGGCATCGCGGGGGTACACGTATTTTTAGACGATATTACGGGTAGAC AGCATTTTGAAAGGTTAGAATTAGTACTACAGAGACTAGAAGAATATGGTCTCAGAGTAAATAAGcggaaaagtgatttttttaagaaatctgtgAATTATTGTGGTCATACAATTGATAAATTCGGCCTCCacaaaacacaagaaaaaatcGATGCAATTACGAAGGTACCAGTTCCAAAAACTGTATCTGATTTGAAGAGTTTTTTGGGTTTAGTTAATTACTACGGAAAATTTATTCCCAACTTATCTACTCGTGTCGCTCCTTTCAATAATTTACTGCAGAAAG ACCGAATTTTATGCCATTATGATCCTAAGTTACCTCTTGTATTACAAACTGATGCATCACCAGTTGGAATAGGAGCAGTTTTAAGTCACATTATGCCAGATGGTTCGGAAAAACCAGCCATGTTTGCATCAAGGTCATTGACTAAAACGGAAC CATTCAGTTATACAATCAAGTATCGAAACACAAAGAATCATGGCAATGCCGATGCACTTTCACGGTTACCACTAGCAGTTGACAAGGACTGTGAGTACTTGACTGAAGCAGACGTGACAAATATTTCGCAAGTTGAATTAATGCCTGTTACAGCAACTGACATAGCTAGAGCTACTAAAACTGATAGGAAATTGTTCGAACTATATGAAGGTTTAAAATCTGGAACTGAATTACCTGTGCCTTTTAAAGGTAGAGAATctgaattttcattgcaaaatggtTGCATAATGTATGGTCATAGAGTATGCATTCCTGAAAAGTACGAGAATCAAGTTTTGGAAGAACTTCATGTTGGACATCCTGGAATTGTCAAAATGAAGGCCTTAGCTAGAAGCTACTGCTATTGGCAAGGTATTGATGCCAGTATAGCCAATTTTGTTCAGAACTGTTCAGCTTGTATCGCAACGAGGAACGAACCAGCAAGGATAAATCGACATCCATGGGAATGGCCAAATGGACCTTGGCAAAGGATACACGTTGACTACGCTGGTCCTTTTATGgggaaaatgttttttgtagTCTCTGATGCATATTCGAAGTGGATAGAAGTCATTCcgatgaaaaatattacagctaGTTTTACAATTCATCATCTTCGTATTCTTTTTGCTCATTATGGAATTCCCTTAACTTTGGTTAGTGATAACGGCACAAGTTTTACTAGTTacgaatttagacattttttgaaactgaataatattaaacatataacttcAGCACCTTACCATCCTGCTTCGAACGGACAGGCAGAAAGAATAGTGCAGTTGTTCAAAGCTTCGTTGAAATCGAGTAGAGGTGATTCTGGAGATCTAAAtgtgaaattacaaagatttttattacagtatagaATAACTCCACATTCCCTCACGGAAGAAACTCCGAGTGCCTTGTTTTTGAAGAGATGTATTCGCACTAGGCTTGatctttttaaaccaaatttgagaGACAAAGTTGTTCAGAAACAGAGTTCGAGACTGGACACAGAATCTATCTTGCGTGAGTTTCAGGAAGGGGAGAAAGTAGCCGTAAGAAATTATTCCGGACCTAACAAATGGAAAATTGGAACAATTATAAACCGAGATGGAACTTTGAGTTATAGCATACAAgttggaaatgaaatttggaagAGACACGTAGATCAAATAAGGAAAT ATGAGCCAGTATCCGATGATGTTGCTGAATCGGAACCGCCTGCATCTGTACCTGAAGTTGTCCCTGAACCTAAGGATGTACCTGTATCTGCCACTCCAAGTGATGATATGCCACCTGGCCCTGTACCAGACGCTTCCGGAAAGCCGAAAACTGATGTGCCACTCCGACGCTCAAACCGAATCAGGAGACCTCCAGAGAGACTCGTCCTGTGA